Within the Stenotrophomonas sp. 610A2 genome, the region GGAGCTGCTGGGCAAGATCGGCCGCTTCCCGACCACCAGCGACCTGAAGCCGTATACCCCCGAGTTCGTGCGTGGCTGGACGGTGGAGCGTTACCAGGTGGATCTGCGCCAGGCTGCGCAGCAGGGCGAGCAGCAGATGCAGGAGCAGACCCGCTACCTGTGCTCGGAGCAGGTGCCCGGCGATACCCAGCGCAACCTGCAGGTGCAGGCCAATTACAGCAAGCGCACCTTCAAGCACATCCTGGTGCCGGTGTGGCTGGTCAGTTACACCTATGGCGCACGTAGTTTCCAGGTGCTGGCCAATGGCTATACCGGTGAACTGGCAGGTGAGCGACCTTACAGCGCGTGGAAGATCTTCTTTGCGGTGTTGGGTGGTGTGCTTGCGCTGCTGGTGCTGATGTACGTGTTGGGGATGGCGCAGTAAGCAGGCGCTTTTCGCTCAGGTAAACCTGCAACCTCGTAGCTCGGGTGTTCTGGCACCTGGCTTTTTGTGGGAGCGGTGTAAACCGCGAAGCAGGCACATCATCAGTTGGCATTGATGCCGATTGTTTGAAGACCATCAGCTTCGCGGCTTACGCCGCTCCCACAAACGGGTAGCGGTGCAGCCCGATCATCCCTGCACGTTTCTCATCTCCAGTGAGCTGCGCGCAGCGATTTACTCGCCCAGGTGCAGCACTGGCACGAAACCACCGTAGACCAGTCGCTTGCCGTCGAACGGCATCGGGTTGGTGGCCGGGTCCATGCGTGGGTCTTCCATCATTTTCTGCATGCCGGCATCGCGGGTTGCCTTGTCCGGCCACTCTATCCACGAGAACACCACCGCTTCATCGTCCTTGGCCTGCACCGCGCGGTAGAAGTCGGTCAGGGTTCCGTGTGGCACATCATCGGACCAGCATTCGGTGACGCGCAGCGCGCCGAACTCGATGAACAGGGCATCGGCGATATGTGCGTGCTCGATGAACCGGGCTTTGTTGGCCAGCGGTACGGCGGCCAGGAAACCATCGACGTAGGACATGGCGGACCTCGCGGGAGCGGCAGCCGTGGTGGCCACCTTCGGTGGAGACGGCGGATTTCTCAGAACCCGATTCAGCAGAGTTGGATTCTGCGCCCGGGAATGTTGCGGCCGTGCAAAATCCGCCGCTGCGCGCGTACCGGCCCGGCTGTTGGCTGCCGTTATGCGGGCTGGCGCACAGATAGTGGGTAACAACGCGCGTGTCCTGCAGGGAATGGAGGACGATTCCCGCCGGATTGACTTACATCAGGGTCGCGCCGCCGATGCTTGCCGACAATGGTGTTGTTCACAAAGGCGAGGGGCATGAACAGGCTCGTTGAAGCAGATCCGCAGGAAATCGTTACCGGCATTCCCGCGCGCCCGGGGGCTGCAGTGACGGCGGGAACGATGGTTCCTGCAGCCTCGGGACAGCTTGGTGTGGCTGAACCTGGGCGGATGAACGGCAGCCGTTCAATGATTGGCGATTGCCGCCGCTATCGGGGAGTGCCTAATCCAGCGCTGGTGGCGTTTACGCCGCACGGCTACCTGGGGGCTTCCTTGTTGAAACACGTCCTGACCAGGGCGCTGCCTGCCAGCGCTCGCGAATGGCGGACGGGCGTAGTTCCCCGCATGCACTACCCGGCTGTGTCGCCAGGGCCGATCATCGGCGCTACGACAGCGGCTTGCGGTGCAGGCGATTGACCGTGTACCGCCAGCTGAGGCTGGCATCAGGAGAGTTGTGATGCAGTGTGTTTCCCGTAATGCATTGGCCGCCGCGCTTGCCGCACTTTGCCTGCCAGCACTGGCTTGGGCACAGGACGCAGCGCCGGCCACCAAGGTGTCGGCGCAGATTTTCATCAATGCCAGCCAGCTCGATCGCGATGGCGTGACCACCGACGATGAAGGCCTGGCGATGGAGTTGAAGCGTACCTTCATCACCGTGGATCATCGTTTCAACCAGAACTGGACGGCGCAGGTGACCACCGATGTGCAGTGGCTGCGCAACAGCGACCCCACCGACGTGTGGTTGCGCCATGCTTACCTGCAGCGCAGCTTCGGCAAGGGCAACTGGCTGCGGCTGGGCAACGCGCCGCTGCCGTGGATCCAGCAGGAGTCGTCGCGTGATGGTTATCGCTATGTCGACGGTGCGTTGATCACCCGCAGCAAGATGGGCAACGCGGCCGATTACGGCGTGCACGGCCAGTACACCCGCGGTGATTTCACGTACGCCGCCTCGGTGGTTACCGGCGGCGGCTACCAGAAGCCGCGCCTGGGCGATCACCCGGATGTCGAAGTGCGGGTCGGCTGGGCAGCGGCCAAGGGCGTGGAGTTGGCGCTCGGCGGTTATCGCGGTACCCGTGCACTGGATTCCGGCGACATGCCGCGCGAGCACACCGCACAGCGCTGGAATGCGATGGCCAGCTGGGTTGGCGAGCGCGGCAGGATTGGTGCGCAGTATTTCTATGCCGAGGATTGGACCCGCGTGGTCAAGCCGGGCAGTGATGACCAGCGTGGTTGGTCGGTATGGGGCAGCTACCAGATGAGCCCGCAGTACGCCGTGTTCACCCGTCACGAAGAAACCCGGATGAGCCTGGATATCAATCCGCTCAACCGCGAGCGTTATCACATGGTCGGCGTGGAGTGGAAACCGAACAAGTACCTGCGCCTGGCAGCAGTAGGCAAGCAGGTGACGCAGGAAACGGCGACCAGCCGCAAGGAAAGCCACGAAGCTGGCCTGTGGGCGCAGCTGGCGTTCTGAGGGCATTGGAGCAACAGCTGCACGCTTGGTAGCAGCACGTAGGGTGGCTGCCTTGCTCCTCCCCTTTGGCGCAGCCAAGGGGGAGGTTGGGAGGGGGTTGGGTTTTGCTTGAGGTTTTGGGGTTGCTGCTAAAAGCACCCCTCCCCAGCCCTCCCCTTCGCTACGCGAAAGGGAGGGAGTAGGGCGGCGGCTACGCGCTTCGCTCCTCCTCTTTGGCGCAGCCAAGGGGGAGGTTGGGAGGGGGTTGGTTTTTGCTTGGGGCTTTGCGGTTGCTGCCAAGAGCACCCCTCCCCAGCCCTCCCCTTCGCTACGCGAAAGGGAGGGGGCAGGGCGCTTACTCGCCCTGGTATTGCTTCTCTTCAACCAAGGCCGAACCGGCTACGCGGTTGATCTCATTCTTGACCACGATGCGCTCGCCGTTGGTGCCGTATACACCGCGCGCCAAGGTGATGAAGTCGGCGCCGAAATCCTGCGCAGCTTCCTTCTCGCGCAGGCGGTCCTGGATTTCCCACATGCGCTCGTTGATCGCCTTGAGCTGGTCCTTGAGTGCGCTCAGTGACGGGCGTGCTTCCTGCTGCGTCAGCCACAGCGGCCACAGGCCCTGCAGCTCGGTGCGGACGTTGGCCAGCTTGGCGGTATCGGTGATGCGCTCGGCCTTGATTTCGAGGATGGTGATCTTGTCGATCAGTTCGCCAATCGATACCGGGGTGAGTAGGGTCTGCACGAGGTGGCCGCCGTTGATTGCTGTAATGCCGCAATGATAGCGCCCCGGAAAAGGTTGCCAATGAACTGGTAATGGCGCGGAGACGGCGGCAATGCGCACAATGCGGTCCCGTGCCGATCAGGAGTTGCCGATGCTGCTGCGTTCTTTCGCCACCGCTGTATTGATGCTGGGCGCTGCCAGCGCGCAGGGCGCCGATGGCCTGCAGGGTGCATGGCAGCTGCAGTCCGGGGAGTTCATCAATCCGGAAGGGGCCGTCGTGGATTACGCCAGCCAGAAGCTGGCCGGCACCAAGGTCCTGGCCGATGGCCGGTTTGCGTTCACCACCACCAGCGATGGCAAGTTCTGGGCTGGCGGTTCCGGCACCTACCGCAGCGGCGACGGACAGTACGTGGAGACGCCGTTGATGGCCTCGTATCCGCTGGAAAACGGCGGCAGCTACAGCTTCCGTTACACCCTGGAAGGCGATGTGTGGACCTTGGAGCGCTGGGACGGCGAGCGCCGGGTTGAGCGCGAAGTGTGGAAACGCGCGCGCTGAGGGAGTTCGAGGCTGATGGTTTTGTGGGAGCGGTGTAAACCGCGAAGCAGATGGTCCATGGCGATCCGGCAATTCCATGCGCCGGAGATCCATCAGCTTCGCGGCTTACGCCGCTCCCACAAGCCACAAAGCATGAATGCGGCGGTTACTTCGCCGGGAAGCCCACGTCTTCCAGCGCCTTGGTGAAGCTGTCCAGTGGCTGGCTGGATTCGATCTTCACGTTCCTGCCGGGCAGGTCGATCTCGACCGTGGCGGTCGGGTCCACGGCCTTGAGCGCGGCGGTGACGCTGCGAGCGCAGCCGCCGCAGCTCATGCTTTCGATATGCAGTTTCATCGGGTTTCTCCGTTGGGGAGGACACAGCGTGGACCTTCCCATGATGGCAAGGTCAAGCGCCTGATCCGCGCTTGACCCTCCCATCGTTGGAAGCTTTAAGGTGGCTCCATTCATTGAAGTGGAGACCTGCCGATGAGCAGCAGCGCCAGCCCGGCCAAGCACACGCCCGGCCCCAGCAGCGAAGACCTGACGATCGAAGGCATGACCTGCGCGTCCTGCGTGGGCCGCGTCGAGCGTGCGTTGAAGGCCATCCCCGGCGTCACCCAGGCCAGCGTCAACCTGGCCACTGAACGCGCCAGCGTTCATACCGACGGCAGCGTGCCGCGCGAGGCGTTGGTGCAGGCGATACACAAGGCCGGCTACGAGGTCAGCGCACCGGCCGCGCAGGAGCTGCTGATCGAAGGCATGACCTGCGCGTCCTGCGTAGGCCGCGTCGAGCGCGCGCTGAAGGCGGTGCCGGGCGTGCAGTCGGCCAGCGTCAACCTTGCCACCGAGCGCGCCAGCGTGCAGGGCACAGCCGATCCTGCCGCGTTGTTGGCGGCGATCGAGAAGGCCGGCTATGCGGCAAGCGTGGTCGGCAGCGCCGGCAGCAACGAGGACCAGCAGGCGCAGCGCCATGCCGATGAACTGCGCCTGCTCAAGCGCGACCTGTGGCTTGCGGCGGCCTTGACCCTGCCGGTCTTCCTGCTGGAAATGGGCGGGCACCTGGTGCCCGCCTTCCACCATTTCATCGCAGGCACGCTGGGCACGCAGAACAGCTGGCTGCTGCAGTTCGCGCTGACCACGCTGGTACTGGTGTTCCCGGGTCGCCGCTTCTACCAGAAGGGCATCCCGGCGCTGCTGCGCGCCGCACCGGACATGAACTCGCTGGTCGCGGTAGGCACCTTGGCCGCGTTTGGTTTCTCGCTGGTGGCGACCTTCCTGCCGCGCCTGCTGCCGGCCGGTACGGTGAATGTCTATTACGAAGCGGCGGCGGTGATCGTCACCCTGATCCTGCTCGGCCGCGTGCTGGAGGCCAAGGCCAAGGGCCGCACTTCAGAGGCGATCAAACGCCTGCTCAAGCTGCAGGCCAAGACCGCACGCGTGCACCGCGACGGTGGTGTGGTTGAACTGCCACTGGCGCAGATCGCCAGTGGCGATGTGATTGAAGTCCGCCCGGGCGAGCGCATCGCGGTGGATGGCGAGGTCATCGATGGCGACAGCTACGTCGACGAGTCGATGATCAGCGGCGAACCGGTACCGGTGCAGAAGGCGCCGGGCAGCAATGTCATCGGCGGCACCGTCAACCAGACCGGTGCGCTGGGTGTGCGTGCCACCGCCGTGGGCGGAGCGACCGTGTTGGCGCAGATCATCCGCCTGGTTGAGCAGGCGCAGAGTGCCAAGCTGCCGATCCAGACCCTGGTTGATCGCATCACCCTGGTGTTCGTGCCGATCGTGATGGGCCTGGCCGCACTGACCTTCGTGGTATGGCTGATCTTCGGGCCGGATCCGGCGCTGACCTTCGGCCTGGTCAATGCGGTGGCGGTGCTGATCATTGCCTGCCCGTGTGCGATGGGCCTGGCCACGCCAACCTCGATCATGGTCGGTACCGGCCGTGGTGCCGAGCTGGGCGTGCTGTTCCGCAAGGGCGAGGCGCTGCAGCTGTTGAAGGAGGCGCAGGTGGTGGCGGTGGACAAGACCGGCACGCTGACCGAAGGCCGCCCGCTGTTGACCGATCTGCAGTTGGCGGCAGGCTTCCAGCGCAGCGAGGTGCTGGCACGCGTGGCAGCAGTGGAAGACCGCTCCGAACACCCGATTGCCCGCGCCATCGTCACTGCCGCACAGCAGGAAAACCTGCCGTTGCCGGCCGTGGATGCCTTCGAATCGGTGACCGGCTACGGCGTGCGTGCAAATGTGGACGGCGTGCGGGTGGAAGTGGGTGCTGACCGCTTCATGCAGCAACTCGGCCTGGACGTGGCGGTGTTTGCGGCCGACGCACAGCGGCTGGGCGAAGAGGGCAAGAGCCCCTTGTACGCGGCGTTGGATGGCCGTCTGGCAGCCATCATCGCGGTCTCCGATCCGATCAAGCACGACACCCGTACCGCCATCGCCAGCCTGCACGCGCTGGGCCTGAAGGTGGCGATGATCACCGGCGACAACCGCCGCACCGCCGAGGCCATCGCGCGCCAGCTCGGCATCGATGAAGTGGTGGCCGAAGTGCTGCCGGAAGGCAAGGTAGATGCAGTGCGCCGGCTCAAGGCCAGCCACGGCCGCCTGGCCTATGTTGGTGATGGCATCAACGACGCGCCGGCGCTGGCCGAGGCCGATGTAGGCCTGGCAATCGGCACCGGTACCGATGTGGCGATCGAGGCGGCCGACGTGGTGCTGATGTCGGGCAGCCTGCAGGGCGTGCCCAATGCCATCGCGCTGAGCAAGGCGACGATGGGTAATATCCGCCAGAACCTGTTCTGGGCCTTCGTCTACAACACCGCCTTGATCCCGGTCGCGGCCGGTGTGTTGTATCCGGTCTGGGGCATCCTGCTGTCGCCGGTGTTCGCGGCCGGGGCGATGGCGCTGTCGTCGGTGTTCGTACTGGGCAACGCGCTGCGCCTGAAGCGCTTCCGTGCACCACAGAGCGAGGCTTGAGGAGCGATGATGATGGATGAAGGCATGAACATCGGCCAGGCCGCCAAGGCCAGCGGCATCTCGGCCAAGATGATCCGCTACTACGAAGAAACCGGCCTGGTCGGGCCGGTGGCACGCACCGATGCGGGCTATCGCGTGTATACGGCGCGGGACATCCACACGCTGGGTTTCATCAAGCGCTCGCGTGACATGGGCTTCAGCGTGGAGCGCATCGGCGAGCTGCTGGAACTGTGGCGCGACCGCTCGCGGCACAGCGCCGATGTGAAGCGGATGGCGCTGGAGCACGTACAGGTGCTCCAGCAACGCATCGCCGAGCTGCAGGACATGGTGCAGACGGTGCAGGCACTGGCCAGCTGCTGCGCAGGCGATGACCGCCCGGATTGCCCGATCCTGCGCGACATCGAGACCGGCGTACCGCTGCATGACACCGCATTGCCAACCACGTTTGGCGGCGTTGCGGCGGGCAAACGCACGCGCTGATTCTTGCGCGCATTTGCGTAAATGAACGGGATGCGAAGTGCGCGCGCGCCGCGCGTGCCAGGAAACGCCTGAATAAAAGCCAAAAATCGGCGTTTTATTGCAGGCGTGGTTTCAGGGTTTGTTGGGGCGACTAACGGAAAACTTACATCCGGACGCAGACAGCTGTTTGCTGTCGTGCCATCAAGCTCAGTAATGCAGAGGTAGTACCCATGAAGACTTCGTTGATTGCCCTGGCGCTGGTTGCCGCCCTCCCGTTCGCCGCTTCGGCCGCCGACGGCCTGTCCTACAACTATGCAGAAGCCGATTACGCCAAGACCTCGGCCGACGGCAAGGCAGAAGGTTGGGGCGTAAAGGGTTCCTACGGGTTCCTGCCGAACTTCCACGCTTTCGGCGAATACACCCGCCAGGAAATCTCGCACACCAACCTTGATATCGAGCAGTGGCGCGTTGGCGCCGGCTTCAACAAGGAAATCGCCCCGACCACCGACTTCGTCGCTCGCG harbors:
- a CDS encoding OmpO family porin, whose product is MKTSLIALALVAALPFAASAADGLSYNYAEADYAKTSADGKAEGWGVKGSYGFLPNFHAFGEYTRQEISHTNLDIEQWRVGAGFNKEIAPTTDFVARAAYEKYDEKFAQGLDFNGYSAEAGIRTAFGKHAEVYAMAGYEDFSKKHGISPEGDFYGRLGGQVKLNQNWGINGDIKMFNNGDKQWTVGPRFSW
- a CDS encoding heavy metal translocating P-type ATPase, encoding MSSSASPAKHTPGPSSEDLTIEGMTCASCVGRVERALKAIPGVTQASVNLATERASVHTDGSVPREALVQAIHKAGYEVSAPAAQELLIEGMTCASCVGRVERALKAVPGVQSASVNLATERASVQGTADPAALLAAIEKAGYAASVVGSAGSNEDQQAQRHADELRLLKRDLWLAAALTLPVFLLEMGGHLVPAFHHFIAGTLGTQNSWLLQFALTTLVLVFPGRRFYQKGIPALLRAAPDMNSLVAVGTLAAFGFSLVATFLPRLLPAGTVNVYYEAAAVIVTLILLGRVLEAKAKGRTSEAIKRLLKLQAKTARVHRDGGVVELPLAQIASGDVIEVRPGERIAVDGEVIDGDSYVDESMISGEPVPVQKAPGSNVIGGTVNQTGALGVRATAVGGATVLAQIIRLVEQAQSAKLPIQTLVDRITLVFVPIVMGLAALTFVVWLIFGPDPALTFGLVNAVAVLIIACPCAMGLATPTSIMVGTGRGAELGVLFRKGEALQLLKEAQVVAVDKTGTLTEGRPLLTDLQLAAGFQRSEVLARVAAVEDRSEHPIARAIVTAAQQENLPLPAVDAFESVTGYGVRANVDGVRVEVGADRFMQQLGLDVAVFAADAQRLGEEGKSPLYAALDGRLAAIIAVSDPIKHDTRTAIASLHALGLKVAMITGDNRRTAEAIARQLGIDEVVAEVLPEGKVDAVRRLKASHGRLAYVGDGINDAPALAEADVGLAIGTGTDVAIEAADVVLMSGSLQGVPNAIALSKATMGNIRQNLFWAFVYNTALIPVAAGVLYPVWGILLSPVFAAGAMALSSVFVLGNALRLKRFRAPQSEA
- a CDS encoding DUF1428 domain-containing protein, whose translation is MSYVDGFLAAVPLANKARFIEHAHIADALFIEFGALRVTECWSDDVPHGTLTDFYRAVQAKDDEAVVFSWIEWPDKATRDAGMQKMMEDPRMDPATNPMPFDGKRLVYGGFVPVLHLGE
- a CDS encoding heavy-metal-associated domain-containing protein, whose product is MKLHIESMSCGGCARSVTAALKAVDPTATVEIDLPGRNVKIESSQPLDSFTKALEDVGFPAK
- a CDS encoding DUF6165 family protein, with protein sequence MQTLLTPVSIGELIDKITILEIKAERITDTAKLANVRTELQGLWPLWLTQQEARPSLSALKDQLKAINERMWEIQDRLREKEAAQDFGADFITLARGVYGTNGERIVVKNEINRVAGSALVEEKQYQGE
- the cueR gene encoding Cu(I)-responsive transcriptional regulator, coding for MNIGQAAKASGISAKMIRYYEETGLVGPVARTDAGYRVYTARDIHTLGFIKRSRDMGFSVERIGELLELWRDRSRHSADVKRMALEHVQVLQQRIAELQDMVQTVQALASCCAGDDRPDCPILRDIETGVPLHDTALPTTFGGVAAGKRTR